The Winogradskyella schleiferi genome has a window encoding:
- a CDS encoding T9SS type B sorting domain-containing protein, producing the protein MKSTYYIICFFLLIPLFPLMAQDISLYQQFNGRYDYTAIGNTMNTEENGVAGPCSILTSSSADLNLNTDQNVVAAYLYWAGSGNGDLDITLNGIPVTSERNFNDALDATRVFFAAFADVTDIVVNEGDGTYTISDFDLTTTILPYCSTGTNFGGWAITIIYQDDSLPLNQLNVYDGLQSVPDSLSITLDNLNVLDNEDAKIGFVAWEGDRSLAVNEQLTINGNVISNFPLNPANNAFNGTNSFTGATDLYNMDIDVYNIQDNISIGDTSATIALTSGQDYVMINNIITVLNSQLPDATISINSRNVNCGAYNVELFYSVNNFNSTDVLPANTPIAFYYNGNFIAASQTINDIAINASETNSIIINLPEGIDPNVNIVAIVDDVGTMNGIVTETNENNNSTFTDIQLLLIPEKTILPDLIGCNEGFQTATYDLFDALQTVNYIEEDITFYNSLDDLEIESSPILIPSSYNNIPNPETIYVRLASPPCYEIFQFDLTIENCPPRIPQGFSPNDDSFNDWFNIQGLYNIFEAHELQIYNRYGELIFVGNDANPWFGEINKGLNNMGSKVPVGTYFYILNLNDPNYEPYMGWVYVNY; encoded by the coding sequence TTGAAAAGCACATATTATATAATTTGCTTTTTTTTATTGATTCCATTATTTCCATTGATGGCTCAAGACATTTCCTTATACCAGCAATTTAATGGGAGATACGATTATACGGCCATTGGAAATACCATGAACACTGAAGAAAACGGTGTAGCTGGTCCTTGCTCGATTTTAACATCATCATCGGCGGATTTAAACCTCAATACAGATCAAAACGTAGTTGCCGCCTATTTATATTGGGCTGGTTCAGGAAATGGAGATTTAGATATTACCCTAAATGGAATACCTGTGACCTCTGAGCGGAACTTTAATGATGCTTTAGACGCTACACGAGTATTCTTTGCCGCTTTTGCAGATGTTACAGATATTGTAGTAAACGAAGGTGATGGTACTTATACCATTTCAGATTTTGATTTAACTACAACTATACTACCTTATTGTTCTACAGGCACAAATTTTGGAGGCTGGGCAATTACCATTATATATCAAGATGACAGCTTACCTCTTAACCAACTTAACGTTTATGATGGCTTACAAAGTGTACCTGATTCTCTTAGCATAACGCTAGATAACCTGAATGTTCTAGATAATGAAGATGCTAAAATTGGTTTCGTCGCTTGGGAAGGTGATCGGTCTTTAGCGGTCAACGAGCAATTGACCATTAATGGAAACGTAATTAGTAATTTCCCATTGAATCCAGCGAACAATGCTTTTAATGGAACAAATTCGTTTACTGGAGCAACCGATTTGTACAATATGGATATTGATGTTTACAATATTCAAGATAATATAAGCATTGGAGACACTTCGGCAACCATCGCCTTAACTTCTGGACAAGATTATGTGATGATCAATAATATCATTACGGTCTTAAACAGTCAATTACCAGATGCCACAATTAGCATTAATAGTCGCAATGTGAATTGTGGAGCATACAATGTTGAACTCTTTTATAGTGTAAACAATTTTAACAGTACAGATGTTTTACCAGCCAATACACCTATAGCGTTTTACTATAATGGCAATTTTATTGCTGCAAGTCAAACCATAAACGACATTGCCATCAATGCTAGTGAAACCAATTCCATTATTATTAACTTACCTGAAGGTATAGATCCTAATGTAAATATTGTTGCTATTGTAGATGATGTTGGTACAATGAATGGCATTGTCACGGAAACAAATGAAAATAATAACAGTACTTTTACAGATATACAATTACTCCTTATTCCTGAGAAAACAATCCTTCCAGATCTTATTGGTTGTAATGAAGGCTTTCAAACTGCTACTTACGATTTATTTGATGCGCTTCAAACTGTAAATTATATTGAAGAAGACATTACGTTTTATAATTCATTGGACGATCTAGAAATAGAATCCAGTCCAATACTTATTCCTTCTAGTTACAATAATATTCCAAATCCTGAGACTATTTATGTGCGATTGGCTAGTCCGCCATGCTATGAGATTTTCCAGTTCGATTTAACCATTGAAAATTGTCCGCCACGCATTCCACAAGGTTTCTCTCCAAACGATGACAGCTTCAATGATTGGTTTAACATCCAAGGCCTATACAATATATTTGAAGCACACGAATTACAAATCTATAATCGCTATGGCGAACTTATCTTTGTTGGGAATGATGCTAATCCTTGGTTTGGTGAAATAAATAAAGGTCTTAATAATATGGGAAGTAAAGTTCCTGTTGGTACTTATTTCTACATCCTGAATTTAAATGACCCAAATTATGAACCTTATATGGGTTGGGTTTACGTGAATTATTAA
- a CDS encoding T9SS type B sorting domain-containing protein, whose product MTKPLDLIFKPLTAALFFCFFHLLATAQQPNDAQFAVTVCGNSDFSLNVGGIGTQELSNSNTCGSFENNSIWLKVNIATAGTLAFTLTPGSTNINEDYDFFIFGPNVSSGNIGQAIRCSTTNPAAANQGNNLTGMNSTSTETSEGPGTDGDSFVSEIDVLVGESYFIVIDRPVGNSPFSIIWTGTATFPDAPSNPLITDQSSTSLPSIEVCDNIAPFNDNITEFDLTTLTQDIINGESDVVVTYHSSESDANINTDALGNVFTNTASNQDIYVRIENTTTGCFIINDMTLTVSALTTFNTPTDYETCDDDLDGDDQNGLSTFDFNLKSQEIISGIVGANYNISYYLTQANAENATSALPNNYTNSTPTPTEIFVRIQDMDSGCIGYTSFNISVNPMPIANDVSLLQCDEDGIPEGFTTFNLAEISDAVTGADPNSTIEYYLSMLDAENQNNAIDVSPFDNFFNPQIIYTRVTNPSTGCINFSQISLEVSTTVSNNASLELCDTDGTEDGFMAFNLTEANDIVLAFSPTGLDLVYYETYEDALLETNPLGATFTNTMPYNQTIFGRVENMNACYGISEIELTVFALPNIETEFETLYCLNSFPETITLDGGIIGDSPSNYYYKWSTGENTSEIQIDAPGTYNVRVSNTNGCFKERSITVLPSNIATISSIEVVDGSQNNSISIFADESSEGDYEYAIDNIDGPYQESSTFTNVQPGLYTVYIRDKNDCGIVEDLVSVIGFPKFFTPNNDDVNDYWQVYGVSEQFQPNTSIYIFDRYGKLLTEINPLSSGWDGTYNGVEMPTSDYWFKVKLEDGRTFTSHFTLKR is encoded by the coding sequence ATGACCAAACCCCTTGATCTAATTTTTAAACCTTTAACAGCAGCTCTATTCTTCTGCTTCTTCCATCTTCTTGCTACAGCGCAACAACCTAACGACGCCCAATTTGCCGTAACTGTTTGTGGCAACTCAGATTTTAGTCTGAATGTTGGTGGTATTGGGACACAAGAATTAAGCAATTCCAATACTTGTGGGAGCTTTGAAAATAATAGTATTTGGTTAAAAGTTAATATTGCAACAGCAGGCACATTGGCTTTTACGCTGACACCAGGAAGCACCAATATTAATGAAGATTATGATTTTTTTATTTTCGGACCAAATGTGAGTTCTGGTAATATAGGGCAAGCCATTCGGTGTTCTACCACAAATCCTGCCGCTGCGAATCAAGGCAATAATTTAACAGGAATGAATTCTACATCTACAGAAACCTCAGAAGGTCCTGGAACTGATGGCGATAGTTTTGTTAGTGAAATCGATGTGCTCGTAGGCGAAAGTTATTTTATTGTTATAGACAGACCTGTTGGTAACAGTCCATTTTCAATAATTTGGACAGGTACTGCAACTTTTCCGGATGCCCCTTCGAATCCGTTAATTACGGATCAATCCTCTACAAGTTTACCGAGTATTGAAGTTTGTGATAATATAGCACCATTTAATGATAACATTACGGAATTTGATCTCACCACCTTAACCCAAGATATCATCAATGGAGAATCTGATGTAGTCGTGACCTATCACAGTTCAGAAAGTGATGCGAACATTAATACTGATGCTTTGGGAAACGTATTCACTAATACCGCAAGCAACCAAGATATTTATGTAAGAATTGAAAATACGACCACAGGATGTTTCATTATCAATGATATGACTCTAACTGTTTCTGCCCTCACAACATTTAATACGCCTACGGATTATGAAACTTGCGATGATGATTTGGATGGAGACGATCAAAATGGGTTATCTACTTTCGACTTTAATTTAAAATCACAAGAAATCATAAGCGGAATTGTAGGTGCCAATTATAATATCAGTTATTACCTAACTCAGGCCAATGCCGAAAATGCAACTTCTGCGCTTCCTAATAACTATACGAATTCAACTCCTACACCGACAGAAATATTTGTTAGAATTCAGGATATGGATTCTGGCTGCATCGGTTATACATCTTTTAATATTAGCGTTAATCCCATGCCAATAGCTAATGATGTTTCCTTATTACAATGTGATGAAGATGGTATTCCCGAAGGGTTCACTACCTTTAATTTAGCAGAAATTTCAGATGCTGTTACTGGAGCCGATCCTAATTCTACGATAGAATATTACCTTTCCATGCTTGATGCAGAAAACCAAAACAATGCCATAGATGTCAGTCCGTTTGATAACTTTTTTAACCCACAAATTATCTATACAAGAGTGACCAACCCAAGTACAGGTTGTATTAATTTTAGCCAAATATCCTTAGAAGTAAGCACCACTGTTTCAAACAATGCAAGTCTGGAATTATGTGATACTGATGGTACGGAAGATGGCTTCATGGCCTTTAACTTAACGGAAGCTAATGACATTGTTCTAGCTTTTTCTCCTACTGGTTTGGATTTGGTTTATTACGAAACATACGAAGATGCACTGTTGGAAACCAATCCACTTGGGGCAACATTTACCAATACAATGCCTTACAATCAAACTATTTTTGGACGTGTAGAAAACATGAACGCTTGTTACGGTATCAGTGAAATTGAACTCACGGTTTTTGCATTACCAAATATTGAAACCGAGTTTGAAACGTTATACTGTTTAAATTCATTTCCTGAAACCATAACTTTAGATGGCGGAATTATAGGAGATTCCCCAAGCAACTATTATTACAAATGGAGCACAGGCGAAAACACATCTGAGATACAAATTGATGCGCCAGGAACTTATAACGTAAGAGTGAGCAATACCAATGGCTGTTTTAAGGAAAGATCGATTACAGTTTTGCCTTCCAACATTGCAACGATTTCCTCCATAGAAGTTGTAGATGGTTCACAAAACAATTCTATTTCAATTTTTGCAGATGAAAGCAGCGAAGGCGATTACGAATATGCCATAGATAACATTGACGGCCCTTATCAAGAAAGCAGTACATTTACCAACGTTCAACCTGGTTTATATACGGTTTATATTCGGGATAAAAACGATTGTGGCATTGTAGAAGATTTAGTTTCAGTCATTGGATTCCCAAAATTCTTTACGCCAAACAATGATGACGTTAATGATTATTGGCAAGTCTATGGTGTTTCAGAACAGTTTCAACCCAATACCTCTATTTATATTTTTGATCGTTATGGAAAACTTCTAACCGAAATAAATCCATTGAGTTCTGGTTGGGACGGCACCTATAACGGTGTAGAAATGCCTACTAGCGATTATTGGTTTAAGGTGAAATTGGAAGATGGACGAACGTTTACTAGCCATTTTACTTTGAAACGATAA
- a CDS encoding T9SS type B sorting domain-containing protein has protein sequence MKKIHFVLILLITSVQIFAQNEASFWYFGQNAGLQFNAQSGNVAALTNGQINTLEGCTSISDENGNLLFYSDGRTVWNSNHQIMSNGDYVGGTGLLGDPSSTSSGLIVPKPNDPNKYYLFTVDEPHHDNAAAYPNQYNGTYDPFGTVPFDDDGFNNGFNYSLIDMTLNGGLGDVDPVEKNRHLITYNPLDPEEIKYKCSEKITAVRAEDCNSFWVLTHFVNRFYALKVTENGIIIDDSEENPNPRVSIVGPTIPVSGYRRNALGYLKASPDGTKIVAANYGYATTAGGNAAGSVDLFDFNNETGEVSQHIQIYSPSEGDSPYGVEFSAESRKVYATISDRAAGNGTSRVFQWDLESNDILASRNTIHTSDQISAGALQLGIDRKIYRAQLNISNNIEISRYLGVIENPEADGMAANYNSQGVLLDINGFNQNLSRIGLPPFIQSLFNSEIDIIQNGISTTELALCIGDSYNLQAEDIVGADYVWSFDGNALTEASSQLFVDTPGFYEVYIEPNNGDCPIVGSAVVGIFEIPVTHPLTKVEACDDVNNDGTSSFDFTDKNSEALLTQDAAAYNVRYFENAEDADLGTNEITFPYTNTSNPQLIYVRVENSQNPNCFDVNSFELQVYNTPTVEWNNPFQICDREDDIMDGISTVDLSELITHITGEQQNAEVSFHGSLEDAQNDLDPLPLNYTNTTAFNENIFIRIENTNYPTCYSTANFELIVNAAPVANDISIIQCDEDGIPEGFTRFNINNHLEAITDDVENNSVEFYLSLSNAEIQENAIDGNAFDNFFNPQIVYARVTNSTTDCINFSEISLEVSTTASNNASLELCDTDGTEDGFMAFNLTEANNIVLAFSPTGLDLVYYETYEDALLETNPLGATFTNTIPYNQTIFGRVENMNACYGISEIELTVFALPNIETEFETLYCLNSFPETITLDGGIIGDSPSNYYYEWNTGENTSEIEIDAPGTYNVRVSNTNGCFKERSITVLPSNIATISSIEVVDGSQNNSISIFVDESSEGDYEYAIDNIDGPYQDSNTFSNVQPGLYTVYVRDKNDCGIVDDLISVIGFPKFFTPNNDDVNDYWQVYGISEQFQAHSMIYIFDRYGKLLKELDPLSSGWDGNYNGEKMPTSDYWFKVTLEDGRTFTNHFTLKR, from the coding sequence ATGAAAAAGATCCACTTCGTTTTAATCCTATTAATAACTAGCGTTCAAATATTTGCACAAAATGAAGCTTCATTTTGGTACTTTGGACAAAATGCTGGGTTGCAATTTAATGCACAATCTGGTAATGTTGCTGCTTTAACTAATGGGCAAATTAACACTTTAGAAGGTTGTACTTCGATTTCAGATGAAAACGGTAATCTTCTGTTTTATAGTGATGGCCGAACGGTTTGGAACAGCAATCATCAGATCATGTCTAACGGAGATTATGTTGGTGGTACAGGGCTTTTAGGTGATCCATCTAGCACATCTTCAGGACTGATTGTACCAAAACCTAATGATCCTAATAAATATTATCTTTTTACGGTAGATGAGCCTCATCATGATAATGCGGCTGCATATCCCAATCAATACAATGGAACTTATGACCCATTTGGCACTGTTCCTTTTGATGATGATGGTTTCAACAATGGCTTCAACTACTCTTTAATTGATATGACACTTAATGGTGGTTTAGGCGATGTAGATCCGGTTGAAAAAAACAGACATTTAATAACTTATAACCCTCTGGATCCTGAAGAAATAAAATATAAATGTTCAGAAAAAATTACAGCGGTCAGAGCCGAAGACTGTAATTCATTTTGGGTACTTACACATTTTGTCAATAGATTTTATGCCTTAAAAGTAACGGAAAACGGAATTATAATTGATGATAGTGAAGAGAATCCTAATCCAAGAGTGTCTATTGTTGGTCCAACCATTCCTGTTAGTGGCTATAGAAGAAATGCTTTAGGCTATTTAAAAGCATCTCCAGATGGCACAAAAATCGTTGCTGCGAACTATGGTTACGCTACTACAGCAGGAGGAAATGCTGCAGGTAGTGTTGATTTATTCGATTTCAATAATGAAACTGGTGAGGTTTCACAGCATATACAAATTTATAGTCCGTCTGAAGGGGATAGTCCTTATGGCGTTGAATTCTCTGCCGAAAGCCGTAAAGTTTATGCTACAATTAGCGATCGTGCTGCTGGTAATGGAACAAGTCGTGTGTTTCAATGGGATTTAGAAAGTAACGATATTCTCGCTTCTCGGAATACGATTCATACGTCTGATCAAATATCTGCTGGTGCATTACAATTGGGAATAGACCGAAAAATTTATAGAGCGCAATTGAATATTAGTAATAATATAGAAATTTCTAGATATCTAGGTGTGATCGAAAACCCAGAAGCAGATGGCATGGCTGCCAATTATAATTCTCAAGGGGTTCTTTTAGATATCAATGGATTTAACCAAAACCTGAGTAGAATCGGTTTACCTCCATTTATTCAATCCTTATTTAATTCCGAAATTGATATTATTCAAAATGGTATTAGTACAACTGAACTGGCTTTATGTATTGGTGATTCTTATAATTTACAAGCCGAAGATATTGTGGGCGCAGATTATGTATGGTCTTTTGATGGCAATGCGTTAACAGAAGCGTCATCGCAATTATTTGTAGATACGCCAGGTTTTTACGAAGTTTATATTGAACCCAATAATGGTGATTGCCCCATAGTTGGAAGCGCGGTTGTTGGCATTTTTGAAATTCCCGTGACACATCCATTGACTAAAGTTGAAGCTTGTGACGATGTTAATAACGATGGTACTTCCAGTTTTGACTTTACAGATAAAAATTCAGAGGCGCTATTAACTCAGGACGCTGCTGCATATAATGTACGGTATTTTGAAAACGCAGAAGATGCAGACTTAGGTACTAACGAAATCACATTTCCATATACCAATACGAGTAATCCGCAACTTATTTATGTACGTGTAGAAAATTCTCAAAACCCAAATTGTTTCGATGTCAATAGTTTTGAACTCCAAGTTTATAATACACCAACAGTGGAATGGAACAATCCGTTTCAAATTTGTGACCGCGAAGACGACATTATGGATGGAATTTCGACTGTAGATTTGTCAGAACTCATAACTCATATTACTGGCGAACAGCAAAATGCCGAAGTAAGTTTTCATGGCTCATTAGAAGATGCTCAGAATGACCTAGACCCTCTACCCCTTAATTATACCAATACCACAGCATTTAATGAAAATATTTTTATTAGAATAGAGAATACGAATTACCCAACGTGCTATAGTACGGCTAATTTTGAACTCATCGTAAACGCAGCACCTGTAGCCAATGACATCTCTATTATTCAATGTGATGAAGATGGTATTCCGGAAGGCTTCACACGCTTTAATATCAATAATCATTTAGAAGCTATTACAGATGATGTTGAAAACAATTCCGTTGAATTCTACTTATCGCTTAGCAATGCAGAAATCCAAGAAAACGCTATCGATGGTAATGCATTTGATAATTTTTTTAATCCTCAAATTGTATATGCAAGAGTAACTAATTCAACAACTGATTGTATTAATTTTAGCGAAATATCCCTAGAAGTAAGCACCACAGCTTCAAACAATGCAAGTTTGGAATTGTGCGATACTGATGGTACGGAAGATGGCTTCATGGCCTTTAACTTAACGGAAGCTAATAACATTGTTCTAGCTTTTTCTCCTACTGGTTTGGATTTGGTTTATTACGAAACATACGAAGATGCGCTGTTGGAAACCAATCCACTTGGGGCAACATTTACCAATACAATACCTTACAATCAAACTATTTTTGGACGTGTAGAAAACATGAACGCTTGTTACGGTATCAGTGAAATTGAACTCACGGTTTTTGCATTACCAAATATTGAAACCGAGTTTGAAACGTTATATTGTTTAAATTCATTTCCTGAAACCATAACTTTAGATGGCGGAATTATAGGAGATTCCCCAAGCAACTATTATTACGAATGGAACACAGGCGAAAACACATCTGAGATAGAAATTGATGCGCCAGGAACTTATAACGTAAGAGTGAGCAATACCAATGGCTGTTTTAAGGAAAGATCGATTACAGTTTTGCCTTCCAACATTGCAACGATTTCCTCCATAGAAGTTGTAGATGGTTCACAAAACAATTCTATTTCAATTTTTGTAGATGAAAGCAGCGAAGGCGATTACGAATATGCCATAGATAACATTGACGGCCCTTATCAAGACAGTAATACCTTTAGCAATGTTCAGCCAGGATTGTACACGGTTTACGTACGCGATAAAAACGATTGTGGCATCGTGGATGATTTGATATCTGTTATTGGATTTCCTAAATTCTTTACACCAAACAATGATGATGTTAATGATTATTGGCAGGTTTATGGTATTTCAGAACAATTTCAAGCGCATTCAATGATTTATATATTTGATAGATACGGCAAACTACTAAAGGAACTCGACCCCTTGAGTTCTGGTTGGGACGGCAATTACAATGGTGAAAAAATGCCTACCAGCGATTATTGGTTTAAAGTAACACTAGAAGATGGACGAACCTTTACAAACCATTTTACATTAAAACGATGA